The following proteins are encoded in a genomic region of Methanoculleus bourgensis MS2:
- a CDS encoding substrate-binding domain-containing protein — protein MRIRTLFAVATVMVALLLICGCTGTTQPDTPVDTEKQQLRIATTTSLYDTKLLDRLSAIFEEEHNAEVLIVSAGTGKAIEYGQRGDVDVLMVHDRAREDVFLADGYGTNRRVFAYNYFIIVGPESDPAAIKGLQPEEAFTAIREKGMAGDADVIFVSRGDASGTHSKEKAIWKGAGFNYSTDVQGSGDWYQEAGTGMGATLSMTNEKQAYALSDIGTYLAYKGDLDLVTLVDEGDILLNVYCAMQINPEKYPDINSTIAKDWINFMISDDVQKEIASFGVDQYGQPLFYAAQDDWEKIGVTLAEVTDPVL, from the coding sequence ATGAGAATACGAACCCTTTTTGCCGTTGCGACCGTCATGGTCGCTCTCCTGCTGATCTGCGGGTGTACCGGGACGACACAGCCCGATACTCCTGTCGATACTGAGAAGCAGCAGCTGCGTATCGCCACGACGACCAGTCTTTATGACACCAAACTTCTTGACCGCCTCAGCGCGATATTTGAAGAGGAGCACAACGCCGAGGTGCTGATTGTCTCTGCCGGAACCGGCAAGGCAATCGAGTACGGGCAGCGGGGCGACGTCGACGTCCTGATGGTGCATGACCGTGCGCGTGAAGATGTCTTCCTCGCTGACGGCTACGGGACCAACCGGCGTGTCTTTGCCTACAACTACTTCATCATCGTAGGACCGGAGTCCGACCCGGCAGCCATCAAGGGCCTGCAGCCCGAAGAGGCGTTCACTGCCATCCGTGAGAAGGGAATGGCCGGTGATGCGGACGTAATCTTTGTCTCACGCGGCGACGCCTCGGGCACACACTCCAAGGAGAAGGCTATCTGGAAGGGCGCCGGATTCAACTACTCCACTGACGTGCAGGGCTCCGGCGACTGGTACCAGGAGGCCGGGACGGGCATGGGTGCGACCCTCTCGATGACCAACGAGAAGCAGGCCTACGCCCTCTCTGACATCGGCACCTACCTCGCTTACAAGGGCGACCTTGACCTCGTGACGCTCGTGGACGAGGGCGACATCCTGCTCAACGTCTACTGTGCCATGCAGATCAACCCTGAGAAGTACCCCGACATCAACAGCACCATCGCCAAGGACTGGATCAACTTCATGATCTCTGACGATGTGCAGAAGGAGATCGCCTCCTTTGGTGTCGACCAGTACGGCCAGCCGCTCTTCTACGCCGCCCAGGACGACTGGGAGAAGATCGGCGTAACCCTGGCTGAAGTGACGGACCCGGTTCTGTGA
- a CDS encoding ABC transporter permease, whose translation MYEIIEGFLEAVELIITLDPDVMAISARSVIISFTATIFATMIAVPLGAAINFGTFRGKKSLINLIQTLYALPTVIVGLLIFLLISRVGPFGFMRLLFTPTAMIIAQTVLVLPIMTGLTISALSGVDPVIRDTLHSLGATRLQFLVNIMKEARFAILATVAVGFGRAISEVGAAILVGGNIMASSFMSSTRVLTTAISLETSMGNIPKSIALGIILLVIALGVNLIITTIQHR comes from the coding sequence ATGTACGAGATCATCGAGGGATTTCTGGAGGCGGTCGAGCTCATCATCACGCTTGACCCCGACGTGATGGCTATCTCTGCAAGGAGCGTCATCATCTCATTCACCGCAACCATCTTCGCCACCATGATCGCCGTCCCGCTCGGCGCCGCGATCAACTTCGGCACGTTCCGCGGGAAAAAGAGCCTCATCAATCTGATCCAGACCCTCTACGCTCTGCCGACGGTCATCGTCGGACTCCTCATATTCCTGCTGATATCCCGTGTTGGGCCGTTTGGGTTTATGCGGCTGCTCTTCACCCCGACCGCGATGATCATCGCACAGACGGTGCTTGTCCTGCCGATCATGACCGGGCTCACGATCTCTGCGCTCTCGGGGGTCGATCCGGTCATCAGGGATACCCTCCACTCGCTTGGGGCGACACGTCTCCAGTTTCTCGTAAACATCATGAAGGAAGCGCGGTTTGCGATCCTTGCGACCGTCGCGGTCGGGTTTGGGCGGGCGATATCAGAGGTCGGGGCGGCGATCCTGGTCGGCGGCAACATCATGGCGTCGTCCTTCATGAGTTCGACCCGTGTGCTGACAACGGCGATATCCCTTGAGACATCGATGGGAAATATCCCTAAGTCCATCGCGCTCGGTATCATCCTTCTCGTGATCGCTCTCGGCGTCAATCTCATCATAACCACGATACAGCACCGGTGA
- a CDS encoding ABC transporter ATP-binding protein: MIELIDVSKRFGDTVVLRGVTARVERGEIFAVIGPSGSGKSTLLRLINLLDRPGGGKIRVNGVDIHAEKEQRLRIRRMMGMVFQKPAAFNSTVYENIAVGLRFRGTGEGVIREKVRDALDVVGLAGYEERRARTLSGGEMQRVALARAMVIEPEVLLMDEPTANLDPVSVGMIEELVLRINRDLGTTIVISTHDMYQGQRLAHRIGVLMDGAFAQVGTPREVFTVPASREVARFVGIENIIEGVVVAAGNGKSAIDVGGIPIRAVSPLPPGEDVCLCIRSEDLRIVQPDGGGVPGGNSLPGTVTSIAPRGPFSRVTVDCGFVLSSILSWKAVDSLGIREGSRVVVSFAPEAVHVVGAAQG; the protein is encoded by the coding sequence ATGATTGAACTTATCGACGTCTCAAAGAGGTTTGGTGATACGGTGGTGCTTCGCGGCGTCACCGCGCGGGTCGAGCGTGGAGAGATCTTTGCGGTCATCGGGCCGAGCGGGTCCGGGAAGTCGACCCTGCTGCGTCTCATCAACCTTCTCGACAGACCGGGGGGAGGAAAGATCCGGGTCAACGGTGTCGACATCCACGCCGAGAAGGAGCAGCGTCTCCGGATCCGCCGGATGATGGGGATGGTCTTCCAGAAACCCGCCGCTTTCAACTCAACCGTCTACGAAAACATTGCAGTCGGTCTCAGGTTCCGGGGGACGGGTGAGGGTGTGATCCGCGAGAAGGTCAGGGACGCCCTCGATGTGGTCGGGCTTGCCGGCTACGAGGAGCGGAGAGCGCGGACGCTCTCGGGCGGGGAGATGCAGCGGGTGGCTCTTGCGCGGGCGATGGTGATCGAGCCGGAGGTCCTGCTGATGGACGAGCCGACCGCGAACCTCGACCCGGTCTCGGTCGGGATGATCGAGGAACTGGTGCTCCGCATCAACCGCGACCTCGGCACGACGATCGTGATCTCGACCCATGATATGTACCAGGGGCAGCGGCTCGCCCACCGGATCGGGGTGCTGATGGATGGTGCGTTTGCGCAGGTAGGGACGCCCCGGGAGGTCTTCACCGTGCCTGCGAGCCGGGAGGTTGCGCGGTTCGTCGGTATCGAGAATATCATCGAAGGGGTCGTTGTGGCCGCCGGGAACGGCAAATCCGCCATCGATGTCGGCGGCATCCCCATCCGGGCGGTATCGCCGCTTCCCCCGGGGGAGGATGTCTGCCTCTGCATCAGGTCCGAGGACCTGCGGATCGTGCAACCGGATGGGGGAGGTGTCCCCGGTGGGAACAGCCTCCCCGGCACCGTGACGTCTATTGCGCCGCGCGGCCCGTTCAGCAGGGTGACGGTCGACTGCGGGTTTGTGCTCTCGTCCATCCTCTCGTGGAAGGCGGTGGACAGTCTGGGTATCAGGGAAGGCAGCCGGGTCGTTGTTTCGTTTGCGCCTGAGGCGGTCCACGTCGTCGGGGCGGCGCAGGGCTGA